A region of the Oculatellaceae cyanobacterium genome:
CATTACTTCTATCAGTCGAGAACATTGGCAGCAATTAGGGTCAACTTTAGCTCAAATTGCCACGGAGAAAGCGGGTATTTTAAAACCTGGATGTCCAGCAGTAGTAGGACAATTACCACCAGAAGCACAAGCAGTAGTAGCACAACGAGTTAAAGAATTAAATTGTCCGGTTGTTTGGGTGGAACCTGCGCGAAAATTACCCCCCCTTACCCCCCCTTATCAAGGGGGGGGATTAATTGAGAAACTACCCACCCTTACTTCCGAATTAAACGAGGGGTTGGAATCTTGGGCAGAGTATCAGGGAATAAAGTATCCTTTAGCTTTACACGGGGATATTCAGCTAAGTAATTCAGCTATTGTGATCGCAGCTTTACAAATTCTCCGACAACAAGGATGGCATATTTCTGAAAGTGCGATCGCATCTGGTATGGCAAAAACCAAATGGTTAGGACGTTTACAATGGACAACTTGGAACAACCATAAATTACTCATTGACGGCGCACATAACCCCGCAGCAGCTAAAGCATTGCGTCAATATGTCGATACATTGGGTGTTTCCGTAACTTGGGTAATGGGGATGCTTTCTACCAAAGATCATGCTGAGATTTTTCAGGCGTTATTGAGGGAAGGCGATCGCTTATACTTAGTACCCGTACCAGATCACAGTTCTGCTGATCCTCAAAAATTAGCGGTTCTTGCTAAAAGTATTTGTCCTAATTTAGCTGATTGTCAAACATTTTCCGATCTCACTACAGGTTTAGAAGCAGCAATAAATACTTCCAGCTTATTAGTATTATGTGGATCGCTTTATTTATTGGGTCACTTTTTCCAGCAGCAACTTGCTAATTAGTTACCAATAATTAAGTACAAAACTTACGCATACCAACTGTGACCAAGATGGTCACACTACATATATGGTAAATTAACTTGCCATTACTGCATAAGTAGTGCGGGCAAGATGCCCGCGTCTTGTTTTGCGTAAGCCTTAACAGGGGGTTAAGTTTTCTCTTACTACTTTTGATTCCAAATTTGGGCTGCATCTGCAATAGCTTGATCCACAGATTTCTGCCCTAACATTGCCGCCTGCAAATTTTCATAAATTGCTTTCTGCAACACATTAACATCCTTCATCGCCGGAATTAAAACCTCTGACTGTGACAATTGATTTGCACTAACATAGCGACCTTGTTCTATTGGCGATGTTTGATTATCACTCTTAATTTGAGTCTGATATTCTTGCACAGCCTTAACAGTAGAAGGCAAAACATTTCCAGTTTTAGCAAAAGCTAACTGATTTTCTGTGTTAGTTACAAACAAAGCAAATTTTAAAGCAGCATCAGGTTGCTCCGTATCGCGTGGAACAATCAAGTTCATTACAGCGACATTTTTCTTATTAGTCTTCCCAGTAATTTGAGGTGCAACAGCAGAAGCTTTAGCTATATCAGGTGCATTTTTAGCGATCGTATCAATAAACTCTGCGCCAGAAGAAAGGAATGCTAATTCACCAGCTTGGTAAAGATCAATTGCTTGTCGATGTCCTTGGGTAAGAACTTCTTTTGGTAATAACGCCTGCTTATACAAATCTACCCAATATTGAAATACATCTTTTCCAGCAGAAGTGTTAAAAGCAGCCTTACCTTGATCGTCTAATAAAGGAACACCCATCTTTACAAACGACTCAAGCACCTCAGATGAGTCTTGAGGTACAAAAGTGCTAAAAAAAGCATACTTACCAGTTTTATCTTTAATTTGCTTCGCTGCTTGCGCCAATTCTGTATAAGTTGCAGGTGGCTTGGTAATACCAGCTTTTTTCAACAACTCAGTGTTATAAATTGTAACTTCAGTAGTTAAATACCAAGGAATACCAAAGCTTTTACCATTAATTGTGCTAGCGTTCCAAATATTAGGTAAATACTCTTGGCGTGCAGTAGCAGGTACTTTAGTATCTAAATCTAACCAAGCATTGCGTGCAGCCAGTTGGGAAGCAAAACTAGGGTTTAAGTTAACTACATCGGGTGCTGTTCTTGCAGAAACAGCAGCCAAAATTTTGCTCTCCATTGCCGACCAAGGAATATCTACCCAACGAATTTTGATGCCAGGGTTTTGCGCTTCAAAGGTAGAAATCAACTTGTTAAAATAATCGGTAAACTTAGGCTGTAGCTGCATAGTCCAAAACTCAACTTCAGGAGTTTTTGGTGGTGCAGAACCAGGGCTACAGCTAATTACCCAACTCAACAGCAACCCTAATAAAGCAAATATGCCTAAGCGTTTCCAGTTTTTCATTATGATTTGTAAAGTTGCAATTTATTTTGCGACTGACGATCGCAGTCACTAATCGTACAAGAGAAACAGCAACGCGATCGCTTTAGGTTGCGCCACAAAAGCCAAAATTTCCGACAAACACACTGTATTGGGTCGCCACATACTGTGTCAAAAGATATTTCTTTCCCTCCAAGAGCGCTAATTCTAAGCTACATTGATTACGATGCTTCTTTATTGCTCTCGATTCTAGCAATAAGCGCCTATTTACAAATTTTTAACTTTCAGGGGTTATCCAAACATCTATGTTTAACCGTTTAAAAAGTTTCATCCCCAGAAGTGGCAAAGGAATTGGTATAGAACTGGCACCCGAACGGATTAATATTGCTCAAGTCCGCAAGCAAGGTCAGGGATTTAAACTAACCATGTTGTCTTCAGTAGAAATACCTGAAGGGCTGATTCAAGAAGGCAAGATTACAGACTCACCAGGCTTGGCAGAACTAATTCAGTCAACCTTGGCAGAGAGTAAAATTAAAGTAGATCGAGTAGCTACTGCAGTTCCCATGCGGGAAGCAGTGATCAGGATCATCCCAGTTCCAGCAGAATTAAACGATAAAGAATTAAGGGAAATGGTACTCGACCATGAAGCTGGTCTTTATTTGCCATATCCTAGAGAAGAAGTTGATGTCGATTATCAGAAGCTGGACTTAATTGTGGATGAAGACGGCATTGAAAAAGTACAAGTTTTGTTAGTAGCTACCAAAAAAGAAATTACCAATAGTTATATAGAGACATTTGAGCAAGCTGGCTTACGCGTAGATGTTCTAGAAATCAACAGCTTTGCTTTAATTAGGACAATGCGAGAGCAGTTGCGGCAATTCGGTTCTCAAGAAGCTGCCGTATTGGTAGATATTGAGTTTGATAGCACTGAAATTGCTATTATCGTCAACGGCGTTCCACAATTTAATCGTACCGTTCCCATTGGAACGTTCCAACTCCAGAACGCCCTCAGCCGCGCCATGAACTTACCAACGTCAAGAAATACCGATCTTTTACAAGGAATGACGATTCCTACTAATTCCCCTGTTGATAGTGTACGCACTGGCGCAACTGGAATAAATCCTGGTATGGCTGCTCTTTTAAGAGTTTTAGGGGAACTAACTGATGAACTACGTCGCTCTATAGATTTTTATTTGAATCAGAGCGAAAATTTGGAAGTCGCACAATTATTGTTGGCAGGCCCAGGGGCAGGTATGGGACAACTAGATGAGTTCTTTACACAAAGGTTAAGCTTGCCTACTACTCAGATAGATCCAGTAGCAGCGCTTGGTTTACAGCTAGATCAAGAAATTCCTCTAGTCCAAAGACCAGGCTTAGGAACTGTATTGGGATTAGGCTTGCGGGAGGTTTGAACTAATGTATAGCTTAGATATTAATTTTATTAAAGACCGCCGCGA
Encoded here:
- the pilM gene encoding type IV pilus assembly protein PilM, encoding MFNRLKSFIPRSGKGIGIELAPERINIAQVRKQGQGFKLTMLSSVEIPEGLIQEGKITDSPGLAELIQSTLAESKIKVDRVATAVPMREAVIRIIPVPAELNDKELREMVLDHEAGLYLPYPREEVDVDYQKLDLIVDEDGIEKVQVLLVATKKEITNSYIETFEQAGLRVDVLEINSFALIRTMREQLRQFGSQEAAVLVDIEFDSTEIAIIVNGVPQFNRTVPIGTFQLQNALSRAMNLPTSRNTDLLQGMTIPTNSPVDSVRTGATGINPGMAALLRVLGELTDELRRSIDFYLNQSENLEVAQLLLAGPGAGMGQLDEFFTQRLSLPTTQIDPVAALGLQLDQEIPLVQRPGLGTVLGLGLREV
- a CDS encoding folylpolyglutamate synthase/dihydrofolate synthase family protein; protein product: MDIDSILIPFQHFGVHLGLKRIQQLLSDLGNPNHSVPVIHVAGTNGKGSVCAYLSAVLTEAGYKVGRYTSPHLVDWNERICLNEQPISLEALQELLLQVTAAINPDKETPTQFEVITAAAWLYFAQQQVDIAVVEVGLGGRLDATNVCDRPLVSIITSISREHWQQLGSTLAQIATEKAGILKPGCPAVVGQLPPEAQAVVAQRVKELNCPVVWVEPARKLPPLTPPYQGGGLIEKLPTLTSELNEGLESWAEYQGIKYPLALHGDIQLSNSAIVIAALQILRQQGWHISESAIASGMAKTKWLGRLQWTTWNNHKLLIDGAHNPAAAKALRQYVDTLGVSVTWVMGMLSTKDHAEIFQALLREGDRLYLVPVPDHSSADPQKLAVLAKSICPNLADCQTFSDLTTGLEAAINTSSLLVLCGSLYLLGHFFQQQLAN
- a CDS encoding sugar ABC transporter substrate-binding protein; its protein translation is MKNWKRLGIFALLGLLLSWVISCSPGSAPPKTPEVEFWTMQLQPKFTDYFNKLISTFEAQNPGIKIRWVDIPWSAMESKILAAVSARTAPDVVNLNPSFASQLAARNAWLDLDTKVPATARQEYLPNIWNASTINGKSFGIPWYLTTEVTIYNTELLKKAGITKPPATYTELAQAAKQIKDKTGKYAFFSTFVPQDSSEVLESFVKMGVPLLDDQGKAAFNTSAGKDVFQYWVDLYKQALLPKEVLTQGHRQAIDLYQAGELAFLSSGAEFIDTIAKNAPDIAKASAVAPQITGKTNKKNVAVMNLIVPRDTEQPDAALKFALFVTNTENQLAFAKTGNVLPSTVKAVQEYQTQIKSDNQTSPIEQGRYVSANQLSQSEVLIPAMKDVNVLQKAIYENLQAAMLGQKSVDQAIADAAQIWNQK